In Arcobacter sp. LA11, the sequence ACAAAACAGTATTTATAAAAAGTTATTTAACTGAAGCTGCACCAGCACTTGAAGTTAAATTGCTTATGAATAAATTAAAAGAATCTGCATTTAGAGATGGATTAACTGGTCTTTATAATAGAAAATTCTTAGAAGAAAATTCTAAAAAACTTATTCCTCAAGCACTTCGAGAAGAAATTAATATTGGTGTATTAATGTTGGATATGGATCATTTTAAAGCTGTTAATGATGAATATGGGCATGATATTGGAGATAAAGTATTAAAAGAGCTTGCAAGAATTTTAACTGAAACAGTAAGAGAGTCAGATATTATTATAAGATATGGTGGAGAAGAATTTATTATTCTTTTAGTAGGTGTTAAAACAGAAGAAGATGCATTAGCTGTTGCAAATAAAATTGGTAAAAATGTAAGAGAAAATGAAATAGATGTTTATGCAGGTAATAAACTTAAAAAGACAGTAAGTCTTGGATTATCAATGTTTCCTACTGATTCTAACCTTTTTGATTCAGTTATTAAAAATGCTGATATAGCTCTTTATGAAGCAAAAAACAGTGGTAGAGATAAAGTAATTAGGTTTAAAGAAGAGCAAGTTTCAAGCGTAGATTTATTTTAATATTTATACATAAAAAAAGGGTAACAAGTTTTCACTTGTTACCCTTTTTTATTAACTTAATAACTAATAACTAGTGTAAGTCAGCGTTTAATTTAACTTCTCTAGTTGATCTCATTGCAATTGTTTGACCAGTTGAAGAATTAACTCTAAAGTGAACACCATTTACACCTTGGAATTCTACACCTTTCATAGATGTTTTAATTTCTTTATCCGGATTAATCTCTTTAATAGCTGCTACAGCTTTTTCAGAAAGTGTAATTTTAGTTCCTGGTAAAATTGTTACACCAGCATCTAAGATACAAGAATCACCAATAGCAGTACCTGTACAAGAGTTAGCACCTAATAATGTATTTGCACCAATTGAAACAGGAACCCCATCAGTACCAGAAAGAACACCAAGAATTGAAGCTCCTCCACCAACATCAGAACCAGCACCAACTACAGCAGAAGAAGAAATTCTACCTTCAACCATAACAACACCTTCAGTTCCAGCATTGAAGTTAATATAAGAAGCACCAGGCATTACAGTTGTACCAGCTGCTAATTGAGCACCAAATCTAACTTTAGAAGTTTCTAAGATTCTTGTATTATCAGCAGGAATTACATGAGATAAGAATCTTGGGAACTTATCAACAAAAGTAATATCAGGATATCTACCAGTTAATTTTAATGAAATTTCATTCTCTCTTAACCAATCTAACTCTAGAGGCTCATTTCCAATCCATGCACAATTATGTAACTTTCCAAATACACCATCAAGATTTAAAGATCTTAATGCAGCTTTACCAGTAGAAAGTGCATATAATTTTAAATAAGCAGATTCTGTTGATTGTGCATTTGTATCTTCAAAAATAAAAACAACTTTATAATCATCAGCTGTAAAACCTGAATCAATTGGTAAAGATGCTAATTGAGAAATAACTTGAACATTTCTATGTTCGTCACCTTTTGCTTCTGGAATATACGGTCTAAATGACTCAATAGCAGAAGTTAAAAACTTATCACTAACTTCACAAACTAATTCTGATTTAGAAGTATCAACTTCAACACCAGCTTCTTTTAAAGCATTTAAAAATACTGCTGCACTACCATTGTTTTCATTCCAGTTTACTACAGGAAATGTCGCTTGTAAAATTTTATCAGCGTTTAATTGTCCTCTATCTACTCTTGCAATACCAAATCCAATTGGATTTCTATACCAAGATTGACCTTGGATATCTTCAACTAATTTTTTAAAATCATCTTTTGTAAAAGCCATTACTCTTCCTTAAATTTTTTCGGGATTATACTCTAAATTTATTAAAAATGTAATTAATATGTAGTATCCATATCAATTGTAACCATAGTTGAATCAATACTATGAAGTGCAACTAACATCTGCTTTATATTATTTGAACGAATAATTATCTCATATCTATATCTATTTGCCATTTTAAATATACCACTTTGTCCAAAACCAACTACTTCTATATGGTTATTTTGTCTTAGGATATTAAGATATTTGTCCATTTCATCTTTTACTTTTAAACCATTTGTATGAGCAAATATTATTTTTGCCATCTTTAAAAAAGGAGGATAAGAAGTATCTTCTCTAAAAATCAATTCACCTTCTAAAAACTCTTCATAGTCACTCTGTTTTAAATAGTAATCAAAGAACTCTTCATTTTGGGTTTGAATAATAACTTCACCTTCACCTTTTCTACCACTTCGTCCAGCAATTTGTATTAAAAGAGACAAAGCCCGTTCTCTAGCTTTATAAGAGTTCATATTTAAAATTGAATCAATACCTAAAACAACTGCAAGTTTTACATTATGATAATCATGTCCTTTTGAAAGCATCTGTGTTCCAACAAGTATATCAATCTTATTTTTATTAAAATCATTTAAAACACTTTTTAATTTAGCATCTGTTTTAATTTCATCCCTATCAAATCTTTTTATATTCTTTTGGGGGAATAATTCATTTAATTGTGTTTCAATTTCAGCTGTACCTACTCTTAGATTATGGATAATTCCTGTATTACAAGAAGGACAAAATTCGGGTATTTTTGTAGTCCAGCCACAATAGTGACACTTCAAAGCTCTATCATTTTTATGTAAACTCATCGAAACTGAACAGTAAGGACATTGAACTGACTTACCACAACTAGTACAAATTTGGTATTTGAAATTTGCACGCGTTGGTAGAAATATAATTACTTGTGCATTATTATTTAAAACTTCTCTTATTTTATTCAAAACTTTTGAAGATAAATCTTGTGATGAATCATCAAAAACTATTTTTTTAGTTGTATCAAAAAAAGTTTCATTTAATCTATAATATGGAAGTTTTTGAAAAGAAGATATAGAAGCCGTTGCACTTCCTAAAATTAGTCTAATATTATATTTTTTCGCAATATAAAGACTTAAATCTTTTGCATGATATCTTGGTTTACTATCACTTTTATACGATTCATCATGCTCTTCATCTACAACTATAAGTTCTAAATTCTTTAAAGGAAGGAAAAGAGCAGATCTAGCCCCTGCAACGAGTTTTATTCTTCCACTGTATATTCCCTCTAAAATCTCTTCTTTCTTCTTTTTAGTTACCTTAGAATGCCAAATAGCAACTGAAGTTGAAAATACTTTTTCTAATCTTTTTTGCATTTGAGGGGTTAAAGATATTTCTGGCATCAATAAAATTGCACTGCCACCACTATTTAATATTTTTTCTATTGTTTTAATATAAATTTCTGTCTTACCACTACCTGTGTTAGCAAAAAGTAAAGCCTGTTTTTTCTCTTCTAAAAAATCATATGCTTTATTTTGTTCAGATGATAATTTAATTTCTGACTGAAACTCAACTTCATCTGTATTTTCTATTATCTCTTTATTATAAGGAATAAAGGTACCTATAGCTTCCCCAAAAGAACAAACATAGTATTGGGATATAAAAGTGGCTAGTTCTAGCATTTTATTATCAAAATAAAAACTACTTATTTCATCGATTTTTACACATTTAAAATCTGGTTTTTCAACCTCTTTTATAATAACTGCATCTGAAAGTTTCTTTCTATTTCTAAGTTTTACAAATACTTTAGAACCTATATCAATTTTTGCATCATATTCATATGTTAAAGGATTTAAAGGGGATTTTAATAAAGAGACTTCGTAATAATATTTCATTCATACTCTTTACAAAGTTTTATATCACTTTTACAAATAAAAGAATCATTTTCAAATTTAAACTCCAAAAAAGTACTACTATTTAAATAAACAATATACTCTGAAGATGTTTTTTTAATCCAACTACCTATAACTTTATGATTCATAGAAGTTGAAACTAAAGGAAAATTTAAAATATCTTTAAAAAGTAAACTTTTATTACTATTTATTTGAGCATTATCCAAAATAACTACTGCGTCATTTCCTAGTAATATTTTTTTTGTTTTATATTTTGCTATAGAATTTCTTATTAAAGCTATTTCCGATTTAACTTTTGTTTTTAGAGAAGAGTCAATAGAATTATTTACTTTTGAAACAATAAAACTTGTTAAAATTGAAAGAATAACTAAAACTACAATTAGCTCAAACAAAGAAAATGCACTTTTCATAATATCGTTATATTTTAGGAATTTTATCTGAGATTATTTCTAAGTCTTCTTTAAATTGTGTAAACTCTTGTGAGATTCTTATAAATGCAGCAAGTAACTCTTTTGTATCAACATTTTTATCAGTGGGAAGATAACGAGTCATCTCTTTTTTTAAAGACTCCTCTACATTAATGGTATAGGCCATATTATTTATGTGAAACGTCAATTTATTTTCCACGTCTTTGTGCCTCTAGTAAAGTTAAGCTACTATCTATTTTTAAAAGCATATCTTGATTATTTCTTTCTAATTCATCATTTGTATTTTTTAAATCATCTAAGTCTTGGCGTAAATTTTCATTCTCTTTTTTTATGAGTTCATATTCACGTATTAATTTTTCAATTTTTGTATTTAACTTTTCAATGATTTCCATGGCTACTATTCTACCCAATTTAACCTAGTAATATTATTTAATTTTTTAATTTAAATAATTATTTATCATCAATAAAGAGTTTTCCTTGTTGATAAAGTGCTGCTACAGCCTTTCCCCATTGAGAATAAAAGTCCATATCTTTATTAGAAAAAGCAAAAGCATCATTGATTTGATTTATTAATGTTCTCTCTTTTAAATCAAATTTATCATCTGCGTGTATTAATATCATTAATTCTAAAATAACAATCTTTTTACTCTTTTTAGATTTAAAATCTTTTAAAGTTTCAGAAAGTGAAAATCCGTCATTCTCAAAAGCATCATCATTTTCAATACCCATTTCAGCACAGTATTCTAAAATAATCTCTTGCTCTTTTTCTCCATATTCATTATCAATTCTAGCTAAATAGTGTGCAAGCTGTAAAAAAGAGAATTTCTCCCTTGGTTGTAGTTTCATTAAAAGCATATTATTCCTATATATATTTGTATGTATTTATAAAAGGAATTATAATGTAAAAAAGTTAATCATTTATAAATAAACTATGCCCAACCGGGAAATAACTTTATTAATCCACTAGCCATAAACTCAACAGCAATAGCTGCAAGAATAAGTCCCATTATTCTTGAAATTACATTTATACCTATAAGTCCAAGTTTTTCAGAAAAATATGCAGCTGCTTTTAAAAAAATATATATATTTAAAATCAGTACTATTACTATTAAACTCATCATCAACAAATGTCCAATACCTGAAGCATAATGAGAAAAAACTATAACAGTAGAAATAGCACCAGGACCCATAATAAGAGGAATAGCTAAAGGAATCATAGCTAAGTCTTTTGTAGATACCTTAGCCTCTTCTAGTTCTTCAGGAGTTTGTTTAGCTCCTGGAATTTTTGCATTTATCATATTTATTGCTAAAGTTAAAAGAAGAATACCTCCTGCAACTCTAAAAGCAGCAATTGAAATATTAAAAAAATCTAGAATTGCATTTCCTATCCATACTGAACAAAGTGCAATAACAAGTGCATACAAAGAAGAATTCTTTGCTAATTGGTTTTTTTCAAGTTTACTTTTATTTGAGGTTAAATTTACAAAAATAGGTAGTGCAGAAAAGGGCCCCATAATAGCAAGGACCCCTAAAAATACTTTTATGTATTCTTCTAAAGGAAGCAAAATAAATTACCCGCCTAAATATTTTTTTCTTATTTCATCAGAGTCTATTAAGTTAGAAGCTTTATCTTCCAAAGCAATTTCTCCATTTTCTAAAACATATGCATAATCAGAGATTTCAAGTGCAGCAAAGGCATTTTGTTCTACAAGTAAAATTGTAATACCCTCTTCTCTAAGCTTTGTAATAATTTCAAAAAGTTCACCAACAATTTTAGGAGCAAGTCCTAAAGAAGGTTCATCAAGCATTAGAAGTTTTGGAGAACTCATAAGTGCTCTAGCAATTGCAAGCATTTGTTGCTCACCTCCACTCATAGTACCACCAAGTTGTCCTTTTTTTGCAATAAGTCTAGGGAAAAGTTTAAACATTCTTTCTTGTAGTTCTTCATATTTTTCGCCATTATTAAAAGCACCCATTCTCATGTTTTCTTCAATTGTTAAGTTTTGAAATACTCTTCTACCTTCAGGAACTAAAGAGATACCTTCTTGAATAATATTATGTGTTTTAAGTTTTGAAATTGTTTTATCTTTAAAATGAATATCACCAGTTTTTTTAACATCATTTACAATTGATTGTAAAGTTGAAGTCTTTCCTGCTCCATTTGATCCAATTAAAGATACTATTTGACCTTCTTCAACATCAATATTTACGCCTTTTACAGCTTTAATTAATCCATAATATACTTCTAAATTTCTAATTTTAAGCATGTTTAAAATCTCCAAGGTAAGCTTTTATAACTTCTTCATCTTTAATTGCATCTTTAATATCACCTTCAAAGATTGTTTTTCCATAATCTAAAACCATAACTCTATCACATAATTTATTTACAAATTTCATATCATGTTCAATAAGTAAAATTGTTACATCAAACTCATCTCTAATCTTAAAGAAAAGTTCTGCTAATTCATGAGTTTCTTGTGGATTCATACCTGCAGCTGGCTCATCTAAAAGTAAAAGTTGAGGATTTGCTGCCAAGGCTCTTGCAATCTCTACTTTTCTTTGCTGTCCATAAGATAATGAAGTTGCTAATTCATCAGCATATTCAGCTATTCCTAAAACTCCCATAATCTCAAAAGCTCTAGCTCTTACTCTTTTTTCTTCTTTAAAAAATCTAGGAAGTCTAAATACTGCTTCTAAATATGTATATGTTGCTTGATAATCAAAGCCAATTAAAACATTGTCTAATACTGTCATTGATTCAAAAAGTCTAATATTCTGGAATGTTCTTGCAATACCTCTATGAACAATTTTATGAGGTTTTATACCATTAATTGTTTGTCCATGGAATTTAATAGAGCCCTCTGTTGGTTCATAATTTCCAGTAATAATATTAAACATTGTAGTCTTACCGGCTCCATTAGGACCAATAAGACCATAAATCTCTTTTGAATTTACATGAAATGATGTATCATTAATAGCAGTTACTCCACCAAATTTCTTAGTTACATTACATACTTCTAATATCATTTCTTAGCCCTTTTCTTTTTAAAGAAATCTTTTAACTCTTTCTTACCTGTTAACCCTTCTCTTGCAAATAACATTACAACAATTAAAATTAGTGAGAATACAACCATTCTCATCCCTGGTAAGGCTTCTGTTTCAAATCCAAAAATATTCATAGGCTCATCTAAGAATCTCATCATTTCTAGTCCTGCCATAACAAATACTGTACCTAAAATTGCTCCTGTTGTAGATCCTAGACCACCAAGAACGATGATAATTAATAGTTGGAAGGTTAAGAAGAATGTAAATAAGTCTGGAGAAATTGATGTTAATAAAGCAGCAAGTAATCCCCCACCTACTCCTTCAAAGAATGCTGAAGTTGTAAATGCATAAGTTTTGATTTTGAATGTATTAACACCCATTGCAGTAGCTGCATCTTCATCATCTCTTACTGCTTTCATAGCTCTTCCATATTTAGAATAAATAATATTTAAAATAGCAAGAACTGTAAAGATTGCGACACCACCTGTCCAATAAAGATTTGAAAACTCTGGAATATCATTAATACCTAAAGAACCATTTGTAATTTGTGGATTATTAATAGCTAAAATTTTGATAATAAAACCAAAACCTAAAGTAACAATTGCTAAATAATCTCCTCTAACTCTAAATACAGGAAAAGATAATGCTAATGCAACTAAAGCTGAAAAAACACCAGCAATTAATAAAGCCCAAGCAAAATCTGCTTGCATTGCAAGAACCCACGCAGATGGATCTTCAATATCATATTGATAAAGCATTGTATCAGCATCAACAATTAAAATAGCCGTAACATATGCACCTATTGCAACAAACCCATTAGGCTCAAGTGAAAACTGACCAGTAACACCATTAATTAAGTTGTAAGAAACTGCAAGAATAATGAAAATAGCAACATTATTTATAATTCTTATAGTATATTCATCAAAAGTAGCTTGTGCAAACCATGTAAACCAAATAGCTAATACAATCAAAGATAAATTTATAATTCTATCTTTTGTAAATATTTTATCTTCAATCATCTTTAGAACCTACTCTTTTCTAAATCTTCACCCATAATTCCTGTAGGTTTAAATAATAATACAAAAATTAAAAAAATAAATGCAAAAGCATCTTTATAACCACCCATCTCAGGCCAAAATGCAATAACAACAACTTCAGTAAACCCAATAATAAAACCACCAAGTACTGCACCTGTTACTGAACCAATTCCACCAACAACGGCAGCAGCAAAGGCTTTAAGTCCAACAAGTACTCCCATCATAGGTTCAACAGAAGGATAATTTACAGCCCAAAAGATACCACCCACAGCAGCAAGTCCAGAACCAAGTCCAAATACTAGGGCAATAATAGTATTTGCGTCAATCCCCATAAGGTTTACTGTTTTAATATCAAAAGAAAGTGCTCTAATTGCCATACCATATTTAGTTCTATAAAGAACATATAAAATACCTAACAACAATACTAATGTAACAATTGGAACCATTATTGAAGATACAGAAAAAGTAACACCTGCTACATTAAAAATATTTTCCATATATGCAGGAACAGGGAAAGCTCTTGGAACTCCTCCTAAAAATACCGTAAATGCATTTTCTAAAAAGAAAGATATACCAATAGCAGTAATCAATAAAGAAATTTTTGGAGCTTCTCTTAAAGGTTTATAAGCAATTTTATCCATAAACATACCAAGTAGTGCAGAAATAGTAACTGATAACATCACTGTAACTGAAAAAGGTAAATCAAAAACTGCCATAAATGTATAACCTAAAAAGGCACCAACCATCATAATATCACCATGTGCAAAGTTGATTAATCTCAACACCCCATATACCATAGTATAACCAATCGCAATAAGGGCGTACATACTACCCAAACTAAAACCGTTTACCATCTGCTGCATAAACGTTAATATATCCATCAATTCTCCAAATTTTTTCGTAAGTAACTTTTACAATAAAAAAAATAACTTGTAATTACTTTTCGTATTGCAAAAAAAAAGCCTAGCAAAAAATGCTAGGCTTTAAAAGTAAAATAATTAAGGATTAACCGTCGCTTTAAAGCCAGCTTTTCCATTTCTAATTTCTTTGATAACAGCAGATCTTGTTGCGTTACCTTCTTTATTAATAGAAATTTTTCCAGATACACCATCAAAATCTTTAGTCATTTTGATTTGCTCATTAATACAAATTGAATCAGTTGGGTCTTCACATCTATTCATTGCATCAATTAAAACATTATAAGTATCTGCTCCCAATGCAGTAAAAGAATTCATTTCTTTGTTTCCAGTCTCTTTTTCATGGAATGCTACGAAATCAGCAGAAGTTTTTGATGGAGGGTTTGTTGAATCAAAGAAGTCAGTAAACATATAACCTTCAACAGATTCCCCACCTAAGTCAATAAATGTTTGATTTGCAACACCATCACCAGAAAACATAGGTTTTACTAAACCTAATTGTTTAGATTGTCTTGAAATCATAGAAGCTTCTGGATGATATAATGGTAAAAACATAAAATCAGGGTTTAAGTTTTTAATTTGAGAAACAACTGCTTTAAAATCTTTATCTCCTGAAGTAACTTTAATTTTTTTAACAATTTTTCCACCATTAGCTTTAAATGCTTTTTGGAATGCTTTTGCTAAACCTAAAGAATAAACTTGTGCTTGATCCACAACAACTACAGCAGTTTTATAACCTTGCTCTTTTGCATAGTTTGCAACAACTTCACCTTGGAAACTATCAGTAAAACAAACTCTATTTGCAAATGTTCTTTTTGCTGTTAATTTATCATTTGTAGCAACAGAAGCAATAACTGGAACTTTTTTCTTATCAGCAATAGCAATTGTTTGCGCTGTATTTGTTGAAGTTAATGCACCTAAAATTGCAACAACTTTATCTGAAGAAATTAATCTTGTAGTTGCAGTTGCAGTCTCAACCTTATCACCTTTGTTATCAACTAATACAATTTTAACTGTATCACCATTTTTTAATTTAGGTTGTAATTTATTTGCTAATTCTAAACCTAAGTTACAAACTTGACCATATGCTGCTAAAGGAC encodes:
- a CDS encoding tetrahydrodipicolinate N-succinyltransferase N-terminal domain-containing protein, which codes for MAFTKDDFKKLVEDIQGQSWYRNPIGFGIARVDRGQLNADKILQATFPVVNWNENNGSAAVFLNALKEAGVEVDTSKSELVCEVSDKFLTSAIESFRPYIPEAKGDEHRNVQVISQLASLPIDSGFTADDYKVVFIFEDTNAQSTESAYLKLYALSTGKAALRSLNLDGVFGKLHNCAWIGNEPLELDWLRENEISLKLTGRYPDITFVDKFPRFLSHVIPADNTRILETSKVRFGAQLAAGTTVMPGASYINFNAGTEGVVMVEGRISSSAVVGAGSDVGGGASILGVLSGTDGVPVSIGANTLLGANSCTGTAIGDSCILDAGVTILPGTKITLSEKAVAAIKEINPDKEIKTSMKGVEFQGVNGVHFRVNSSTGQTIAMRSTREVKLNADLH
- a CDS encoding primosomal protein N'; translated protein: MKYYYEVSLLKSPLNPLTYEYDAKIDIGSKVFVKLRNRKKLSDAVIIKEVEKPDFKCVKIDEISSFYFDNKMLELATFISQYYVCSFGEAIGTFIPYNKEIIENTDEVEFQSEIKLSSEQNKAYDFLEEKKQALLFANTGSGKTEIYIKTIEKILNSGGSAILLMPEISLTPQMQKRLEKVFSTSVAIWHSKVTKKKKEEILEGIYSGRIKLVAGARSALFLPLKNLELIVVDEEHDESYKSDSKPRYHAKDLSLYIAKKYNIRLILGSATASISSFQKLPYYRLNETFFDTTKKIVFDDSSQDLSSKVLNKIREVLNNNAQVIIFLPTRANFKYQICTSCGKSVQCPYCSVSMSLHKNDRALKCHYCGWTTKIPEFCPSCNTGIIHNLRVGTAEIETQLNELFPQKNIKRFDRDEIKTDAKLKSVLNDFNKNKIDILVGTQMLSKGHDYHNVKLAVVLGIDSILNMNSYKARERALSLLIQIAGRSGRKGEGEVIIQTQNEEFFDYYLKQSDYEEFLEGELIFREDTSYPPFLKMAKIIFAHTNGLKVKDEMDKYLNILRQNNHIEVVGFGQSGIFKMANRYRYEIIIRSNNIKQMLVALHSIDSTMVTIDMDTTY
- a CDS encoding type II secretion system protein, whose amino-acid sequence is MKSAFSLFELIVVLVILSILTSFIVSKVNNSIDSSLKTKVKSEIALIRNSIAKYKTKKILLGNDAVVILDNAQINSNKSLLFKDILNFPLVSTSMNHKVIGSWIKKTSSEYIVYLNSSTFLEFKFENDSFICKSDIKLCKEYE
- a CDS encoding MarC family protein, whose amino-acid sequence is MLPLEEYIKVFLGVLAIMGPFSALPIFVNLTSNKSKLEKNQLAKNSSLYALVIALCSVWIGNAILDFFNISIAAFRVAGGILLLTLAINMINAKIPGAKQTPEELEEAKVSTKDLAMIPLAIPLIMGPGAISTVIVFSHYASGIGHLLMMSLIVIVLILNIYIFLKAAAYFSEKLGLIGINVISRIMGLILAAIAVEFMASGLIKLFPGWA
- a CDS encoding ABC transporter ATP-binding protein produces the protein MLKIRNLEVYYGLIKAVKGVNIDVEEGQIVSLIGSNGAGKTSTLQSIVNDVKKTGDIHFKDKTISKLKTHNIIQEGISLVPEGRRVFQNLTIEENMRMGAFNNGEKYEELQERMFKLFPRLIAKKGQLGGTMSGGEQQMLAIARALMSSPKLLMLDEPSLGLAPKIVGELFEIITKLREEGITILLVEQNAFAALEISDYAYVLENGEIALEDKASNLIDSDEIRKKYLGG
- a CDS encoding ABC transporter ATP-binding protein, with the protein product MILEVCNVTKKFGGVTAINDTSFHVNSKEIYGLIGPNGAGKTTMFNIITGNYEPTEGSIKFHGQTINGIKPHKIVHRGIARTFQNIRLFESMTVLDNVLIGFDYQATYTYLEAVFRLPRFFKEEKRVRARAFEIMGVLGIAEYADELATSLSYGQQRKVEIARALAANPQLLLLDEPAAGMNPQETHELAELFFKIRDEFDVTILLIEHDMKFVNKLCDRVMVLDYGKTIFEGDIKDAIKDEEVIKAYLGDFKHA
- a CDS encoding branched-chain amino acid ABC transporter permease; this encodes MIEDKIFTKDRIINLSLIVLAIWFTWFAQATFDEYTIRIINNVAIFIILAVSYNLINGVTGQFSLEPNGFVAIGAYVTAILIVDADTMLYQYDIEDPSAWVLAMQADFAWALLIAGVFSALVALALSFPVFRVRGDYLAIVTLGFGFIIKILAINNPQITNGSLGINDIPEFSNLYWTGGVAIFTVLAILNIIYSKYGRAMKAVRDDEDAATAMGVNTFKIKTYAFTTSAFFEGVGGGLLAALLTSISPDLFTFFLTFQLLIIIVLGGLGSTTGAILGTVFVMAGLEMMRFLDEPMNIFGFETEALPGMRMVVFSLILIVVMLFAREGLTGKKELKDFFKKKRAKK
- a CDS encoding branched-chain amino acid ABC transporter permease, encoding MDILTFMQQMVNGFSLGSMYALIAIGYTMVYGVLRLINFAHGDIMMVGAFLGYTFMAVFDLPFSVTVMLSVTISALLGMFMDKIAYKPLREAPKISLLITAIGISFFLENAFTVFLGGVPRAFPVPAYMENIFNVAGVTFSVSSIMVPIVTLVLLLGILYVLYRTKYGMAIRALSFDIKTVNLMGIDANTIIALVFGLGSGLAAVGGIFWAVNYPSVEPMMGVLVGLKAFAAAVVGGIGSVTGAVLGGFIIGFTEVVVIAFWPEMGGYKDAFAFIFLIFVLLFKPTGIMGEDLEKSRF
- a CDS encoding ABC transporter substrate-binding protein — translated: MKKVISLAVASALTCGMAFAKEIKIGAVMPMSGPLAAYGQVCNLGLELANKLQPKLKNGDTVKIVLVDNKGDKVETATATTRLISSDKVVAILGALTSTNTAQTIAIADKKKVPVIASVATNDKLTAKRTFANRVCFTDSFQGEVVANYAKEQGYKTAVVVVDQAQVYSLGLAKAFQKAFKANGGKIVKKIKVTSGDKDFKAVVSQIKNLNPDFMFLPLYHPEASMISRQSKQLGLVKPMFSGDGVANQTFIDLGGESVEGYMFTDFFDSTNPPSKTSADFVAFHEKETGNKEMNSFTALGADTYNVLIDAMNRCEDPTDSICINEQIKMTKDFDGVSGKISINKEGNATRSAVIKEIRNGKAGFKATVNP